TTTATCAGCATATTCTTAGATGCTTTTATcttaattctattttatttaataatgtCGGATGAattttaataccaaactaaatcTCAGTACCCGCAGCACGTTTTCAACTTATTAAGCTTCACTGTTCGAGGAGTTATTTGTATGCGCCGCGATTCATACACGGGGTTCTCCAAATTCCAAACTGTTGGGATATAATATGTTTATATTCTAGATCTATGGTCTACTTTTTAAATACACACATAGTATTTCTCTttacaataattattataaataatttatctagattagaataaaaaatacttttttaatctatttggTAAGTTGAATTGGCTTTTAAAAGCAGTAGAAACTGATTAAGAATGTTGTGCTACTTAAGGcgaaaagtttttaaaataaagaatcCCAAATTATGTGTTGTTGGTTCGATAAGCCAATGAACAAATCAACAATCGTAGTATTGCTTAAATCgtaatatacaaaaatatattatcttaatACCAAATAgttatagaaatattttaaaaagattatAACTATAAAACTTTTTAGATAATATaagttaaaatacttttaaattttaatatccctattttttttgaaatctggCACAGAGTTAATGCGTGGACGCTCTTTTTCATGGTCTCGGTGGGGGAAAAGTTAGTGTGCTATCATTATTACATGGACCAACAAGGTTTGACCTGTTTAAGTGTGTGCACTGTTGGGTTGGATCAGGGTGGTTCATGGCTCTGATTCTGGTTCGGGTCCGAGCCCATGTAGGACCCTCAATAAATCCAACATATTGGGTTGAACCTAGATGATATTTTAAGGCCCCTTTGTTTCCCTAGAAATGAAGAGATGTGAAATAATTTTCCGCCTTAAATATCTGGGTTCGTTGTTTGGTTCGTCTGTTTCAGAATGTCGTAATTGACTTCATTATCATTgatggcaaaataaaataaaataaataataataatagtaaaataataaaaattaaaatttgtagcGAAACAAAcatgaaaattgaaaaaaaaaactttaattccAAAGCGATTAATGTGACACTCCTTGGAGGTCATCCATTTTAGTATCACTCTAATTTTACCATACTTAAcccttctaattttttaaaaggtgaaaaaaaagaagttccAAAGTCATTAATGTGACGCTTAACCTTCTTATTCTTTTGAATCTAATAATTATCCAAAATTCTATAACTAGATTAAACGATTTAGcctgttatattttttatatagacAACTACTCCAAATCTTCGGATCAGCACATTATTTCCTcctttaaattttgacatcctCGTCAGGTTCGAATATACTCACAAGGACTAGGCAAGATGTCCTCGTAAAGCTCGAGCTCACAAGTGCTGggtgatgtgagactcatctcactaATTTTGTCATTTAGACCCTAACTTAATGTGTCATTTTCAAATTCTGATTTTAACCTGTCACCAAATCTTAACTCTGTCGAGGCTAATCTCATATTTTCGATTGATATTTGGCTCTAATACTAACTATGACATCTTGCTTCCAAAAAAGGTCactcattttaaaattactctaatTCTAACATACTtaaccctttttattttttggaccTAACTACgctcaaaatattatagccaaattaaaaaattttagaaatattatattttatacatagaactattttaaattatgagAATATCACAATTAAGTTTGTATCGaacaaacaaatatttttatctaaactttaGTTCCATTAAAAACAAGCTACGAGCAAACAAACAGGATCTCCAGGTGCAACCAAGTGTACACGTCAAAACAAAGACCCATAACAAATGCTACCACTTCTTTGTCACGTTTGCACAAGTAGAAAAGATCAAACATAGTGATGATTGAGGCAAGCTTATATTTTCATGCGAAGTGAGGTTATAATAATGGAAAAATCTAGCTAcggattttctttttcttttttttttttttttataagtgtTTACTTACATTGGTTGTAGTAACAATTAATCCATCAACTTTATTAACATGTTACCCTTGCATagtagaaagaaaaattaatggcTCCTTGAAATAGCATAAAAACAAGAGTGTACAATTTTAATCCTATAAACACAATTAATGTCGCTAAAAGAGTAGTGCTCACTCCGCCCATTCGGTAAAAGAATCCCATCATTGTGAAATAAATAGCTCGAAATTGGAATTAAATGTCATATACCTACTCAATAATTATAATTGCAACTTAATTATCTAAGAAAATTTGGATATACCTAATTTCAGATTGCTCTTGAGGTGAGGTGAGGATTCTCTTTTGTGGTAGTGCCTCATTATCTTACTTAAACGTTTCGCAGTTTTCTAAGATAATGACATATTATTGTATGCGTCCTAACTCTTGTAAATTTTACCTATTCTAAGCTTCAAAATTTTGCatgtagaataaaaattttcgGTATACTAAACGGTATTACTAATAACTACGTCAGGAAAGATCAAAGTTAATTACATGACTTTGAATaccatcaaaattaatttttaaaagcaaTTTCTTGCTCAATTTAATCGACACAGTTATAACAAATAACAAAAGTAATTTGAGCTACAGTACTTATTAGGTACTCAGTTTAAAGCATAGTTCCATACCAAGCATAAGTTTTCTGAAAATATTATTGCAGGTACACATAAGCCAATATCAAAATGTCTTTTGGTGCAGATTTTGCTTGGTATTGTATGTAAACCTCTCTTTGGGCAAGATGCTCTTAAACCTTATGAAAAGGATAACCCTGCAGGGTATTTATATGCTTTAGaatcaactttatatataaaagagtgTGTTTTCAATCCTAACTTGTGTGGTGGTACTTTTGCCCATCAGCTTTAGCTCATCCAAGATGACTTGGAACTGAAGCAAAAGAGATGCCCCTCTTTTAAGCTTGCACACAGTTTTACTCTATTACAGGCTTTAGCAACTACTAATGGTGCACCCATAAAATGAAGTTTAGATGTGATTAATGACCTTcagaatttgaaataattatatatataagagaaaatatataggaccgaactttttaatttgattataatattttggctggtgattaaaaatttagagaGTTAAATATGTTAGGATTAGAATAATTTTAGAAAGGGTGACGTCTCTGAAAAGCGGAGCATCAAAGTTGGCAGTAGTGCCAATCGCTAACCGAAAGTGTAAGATATGACTGAGTCAATGTCTGAAAAATAGGTTAAGTCAGAATCTGAAAATAACAAGCTAAGTCAGGGTTTAGGAATGACAGACTAAATTATGGTTTGAATGATAAAGCTAGTGAGACGAGCTTCATATCGTTTAGTATTTGTGAGTGTGCTTGAGCCTCCTGATGAAAATTAATGTATGCACTTGAAGAGCGAAAGAATGTAATACTTTCAAAATTTACTCGAGTTCTTTAGTATTATATAGTTTAGAACAAAAACATATCACATACATTTCTTATACATTTTTATGTGTGGATGAAGTAGATGATAACTTGTAGTTTGATCATTTCAATTAGTATATGCGAAATCAGTGAGAATTAGTTTCCACTGTAGCTACTTTTATTGTTACTATTAGAACAGgtcttttctcttcttgttgGTGAATTGTAACTTGTTATAATTAATCACATAAATTGTCAgttagattttattaattttttggattatCTCCCAATTATTTGGAtcttatgcttttttttttttttttctagttgcATATCATGTACACAAGCTTGAAGAGCGTATACATAGTGATTAAATATTAGATATGTATCGAATTGTTGAACCTTTAGCTATATATTTATACCCTTTATTTGTGGTTTCTCTgtatgaaagaaaatatttgagtgTATATGGGTTTCTCAAAGAGTTATCTTTTAGAGTAATACTTCtatactttttctctctctatctttcctttcataatttggcatttcatataagaaaattttcaaatgatttgacaatatgatcattgaatttaaactttaaatagtaatatgaaattcctctaatttaaatttcacttttaaatttaaaatttaatattatattcaaatttatattttaaaaatttaagtttcatataaatactttgaaatatggtaaacagaaataattgtttgaattctagtcttctggtttaggtttggttttgggtttcgaaaaattggtcagttttgaatttggatatggatttttgaaatccgtcgagttcggaaataagttttgtgattgttagtcagattcgaattcaaattcctaactattttttttctcaccaataattctaatctttttaatttatatgtttaaaattatatttaaaatatttattagctctaacagttaaattattattctgtttaaaatatttattatctttaccggttccaaattgttcttaatgttattcggttcaataggttaaaatcagattcttgatagaataggtcaaagtctgatcagtcaaatcaatcggttcaatctagtttttaaatcattgaatttaaaatttaaatagtaatatgaaattcctctagagaaatctagttgtagaaatcttactctctaagttttttatgcattacgttttaaactggtgcgaataaactgtattttaaatcttggtagaattttagtttttaaatagtaatatgaaattcctctaatttaaatttcacttttaaattttaagtatttaatttttaaaatttaaattcatcgtatttagaaataaaactatttctaaaatttctataatttaaattaatgcataatttgagaaacactaaaacatttaaagtagattcctaaattaatgcctaataattgcataaatttggttaatcaattaattttctaaattagtgctaattaatgcataaatttaggacctcaattaaaagtttctttaaatattatattatttaattaccaaattaaccttgaataaaataatttttttacctgctaagtattaaagttatatttttatcctctattaatcaacgattaaatttttttttattttttttaaaaaaaagtaccgaatcatttctctatCTTTTATATTTCACTTTCGATAATGATAAAAGCTTCGTTTCATCTTCTTTCGTAAACATACGTCAGTGATCAAATCATGTATATTAAATATGTGCTCTTTgatttttctagattttttttttctttttgtcttaaATCCCAGAGAGAGACAACGCATATGAAAGGACAAAAGTAGGAAGAAACTTACAAATTTCTTCACGTGATGAAAGACAGAGGAATACATAAATAGAGAATCAATCTTAAAAATAGTGAAATATTATATCtaaatatatagtacaagatgtatagttaaattattctttttgaTGTCCTTTACTAAAGTAGAATTATAATGCGAGACTTAACCAGAATAACTAGTACTTAAGGTACTTTTTACAGGAAGGGGGGTGGGGGGACAGTTATGATTCTCCTTTATatcgaaacaaaaaaatattttagagataaaaactGTTGTTCCCACCTTAATAGGGCGACCCGTTAAGAAGAGGGGAATAAGGAGTCATCACTCATGTTATACTGAAACAAAATTACTTTAGACGTGGGAATTGTGTTGAAACAATACATTCCTCTTGTCTTCCCCTTTTTCACTGGAGAGCATTCTGTAGAATTTGTTGGTGAGCCTTCTTAGCATCCCAAGCAATCCACATCCCAAGCAATCCACAAAGCCCTTAACTGTTTGTCTTCGTGCCGCCTCTGTTAAAACTCTTCGCTTGcgatcttcttcctcttcttcctctcaaaTCTGCCTACATTGCGTAAGGTTTGGCTGTGTTTGCTAGTTTCTTTCTTGTGCCCTTGCTTGTTCGTCTTCGTGTACCTCTGTAATCGTCAGTTTGTCTTCATGCCGCCCCTATTTAAGGTCTCGACCTCCgatgtttttttctttgttggCTTTGGCCGAACCCCACTTAGGAAGTGTTTggcctaatttttaaaaagcgcttttagattgaaaagtgatttttggcataatagagcgtttggcaacctcacttttaaaatctaattcttagaattagaaaactgattttgaaagccccagaaaaaaaattgcttcttgaaatctgattctgattttgatctcaaacttcaaatttttattttaattttaaattcaatattaaaatttaaatttaattttaaattttaattttcatatttaattttgaattctttaatcttgatttttaatttttaaattttgaaaaatagatttcaaactttaaattttaaatttcaaatatcaaattttagattttaaaatttaaaatttaaaatttaagataaattttaaaatttgatattttagattttaaaatttaaaatttaaaatttcaaaattttaaattttaaattataatttttaatcttaaaattaaaaattttaaaattataaattttaaattttaaattttaaattttaatattcctGAAAGTTGAGAACTTTTCGGTAGCGTTTGGTTGGAAAACAAAGGggagaataagcccttgttcccccctttgttcccaaacggtatgtttggttcccgggaacagtagttctcAAGAATCTGGAACTAGTTGGTATAAGGCtagaactgctgttccacctgtttcctgaaacaagcttgttcctcgatgagaacaagattaattaaaatctaaatttaattttaatggcagtaaattattaattaatctaataaatatatttaaattattatttattattttaataattaaataattaaataatttattatttataattaattattaataattagataattattatcattaatttattatttataattaattattaataattaataatattttgttaattttttattaataattattaataattattattcttaataattagataatcgatgttattattaatttattatttataattaattattattaataattattatttattaataaatattaatgttacttattattaataattagataatcaatattattaataatttattatttataattaattaataagaataattaataattattattatttattaataattaataataataattattattattaattagataatcgttattaataatttattatttataattaattattattattaattattatttataattaattattaataattaattttttatttatttttaagtaatatttttatgttaattaattacataatataattttaatttcaaattataacgtttattcctcttgttccaatctaatcatccaaacactatttatcttattcctaggaacaacccaattttcatccaaacgcaaaattggtctagttctgcttatacctgaacttatacctatccctagaactagcagttcttatttatactcgaaccaaacgcagccgaacaggaatataaaaaaattgcccCTTCATTAATAAGcaatatgataaaatatttagaataaaatattatattcaaatttaaattatttctaaaataaaataaattattttgcagcctagagtgtaaattttaccCCTATATTATGGATGTAGAGATAAATATAGCTCAATCAAATATATCATATCAAGTAATCTCTGAATCTAAccccaaaaaatattaattaaaggaCTTTACTTGAAAAATTATCAATTGTACATTTTGCTACGGCATAGGCGTCTATGCACTATTTGCTTGCGCTAGGTtcagttagtagctttcctataACACTGAAAAAATGTAGTTGTGTTGTACATGTaagattataataaaattttttcatttttttaaaaaatttttattgcaaAAATAGAAGAGGAGGtcctaataaatttttttcattttttttaatccacCGTACTACtaatcttatataatttttctcaaatatagcCTATTGTGAAATTAATTTCTCTCCTTTTACCCTTTTaatgacattttttttaaaaaaaatctttcaatCCACAAGACAGGAGGTCTATgcattagaataaaaaaaatgaattacaCCTTTAGTACCTAAACTTTCAACTTAGTCTCATTTTAATTCTGTTTgactttaatttttgaaaagatCTTAGCATTCATAATTCAgtagaatagtatattttatttaaagatcaaatatagtatttaattttaaatatttattcacaCTAAGTATCTACcaaacatataaattttttaaataatactaaatccaaatagaagaaaaataagaattaaGGAAAATCGTTGCGTGGTGCAATGCTGATGTGGTGCACCTGGTGTGGAGAACAGTTTTGCGGGAGGAGGAGACCCGTGCATACGAAGGCGTTGACCCTGCGACACTGCACCTTCCTCTAGTACAACAAGCTCTCTTCCCGAGGAGAGCTTCTTCAATCGGGCCCCAACAATGGCGGCgacgtctcctcctcctcctcccccctctcCCTCGAAACCCTTCGTGTACCTCGACTCCCCGACCCTCCACTCTCTCCTGGCGCCCGAAACCCTAATCCCCCACCTCCGCTCCtccctcccctccctctccctctccgtcCACTCCCCTCCCCGCGTCTCCTTCCCACTCCCCTCCTCCCccgcctcctccctcctcctcatGCCCTCGTGGTCCACCCACCCCTCCCTCCCCTACCTCGGCGTCAAGGTCGTCACCTCCTTCCCCTCCGCCCATGGCGTCGCCGCCTCCTACTCCCTCTTCCACTCCCTCTCCGGCGCCCccctcgccgccctcgacgGCACCGCCCTCACCCTCCTCCGCACCTCCGCCGTCTCCGCCCTCGCCGCGCTCGCCCTCGCCCGCCCCGCCCCGCGCGCCACCCTCGTCGTCCTCGGCGCCGGCGCCCTCGCCCCCTACCTCGTCGCCGCGCACCGCTCCGCCCACCCCTCCATCGACCGCGTCCTCCTCTGGAACCGCTCCCCCCACAAAGCCGAAGCCCTCGTTCAGCGCCTCCGCGCGGGCTCCGGCGCGGGCGCCGCCGCGGTGGCGTTCGAGCGCGCCGAGTCGCTGGACGACGCGGTCGCGATCGGCGACATCGTGAGCTGCGCTACGAGCTCCGAGACTCCCCTCGTTAAGGGGAAGCTACTGAAACCAGGGGCTCACTTGGACCTCGTGGGATCGTTCACCCCCTCGATGAGGGAGTGCGACGACGAAGCCCTAAAAAGAGGGAGGGTCTTTGCGGATTTTGAGGTGGCGATGGAGGAGGCAGGGGAATTGGTGGGGGCGTTTGAGCGGGGAGTCATGTCGCGGGCCGATATCGCGGGGACATTGATCGACTTGGTCAGCAGCTGcagaggagatgcggcggcggtggtggggaGGAGAAGCGACGATGAGATCACGGTGTTCAAATCAGTCGGCACGGCGGTGGTCGACATCCTCGCTGCGCAATTGGCCTACGAGACATACATCAACAGCTGAAACCTACTGGGTCTGGGTATGTTCTACATTCCTTCAAATTATCATGCAGGAATGCTCTGcataaatttctatttatagGCAAATGATCTTTAGCATCTTAATATAAAAATGGTCAGTGGTATTGGTCCTGAAACTTTCAGGGAAGTAGAACATTTGTTGTGCAACAATCTTATATGTTCATCctatagagtttttttttttttgctaatgaTATACTTATTTTCATCTCTAAAAGCAAGAAATTATTGTGTTGCTTTGCTTAACTTATATTCTCTTTTAGTAGCATGTGACATGACAGAATGTGCATAAACCGACACAAAGTTTTTCCATTATTTTTGTTGTGTTGCTAGTTGATTTCTGAGGAAGCCATTCAATATTTCATAGATTAGCATTGTGATTGCTTAGTTTGTAATCATTATAAATAGGACCATGGGATTGAGTTGATGTCACTAGTGGTGCCTCAAACGAGTTGAAAATACGTGTCGATCAACAATTAAAAGTGGCATAAACAAATGGTTCTCATAATTCTGGGTTCGCAAATCATAAATGTGTGTATCTTTCCCTTTCTTCTCTTAATGCATGCTAGTTGTAATCACAATCAGACGGCTTTATGTGCCCTCTTGCTATTCAAGAGAACTGCCGATACCTTTGTATGTTCTGTGATCAATTTTGGCGCTAGCCCTGTTACTTGATAAGTATCCTCATGACAAAGTCGATTTAGTTGTTTGGTCCATGAAAGTCTTTACCTTTGCGTTGCTTTCTACCTTTATTGCACCTGAAATCCCTCCCCTTCAACTGCTATTTTGCTTTAACTGGAATTACCGTAAATAGAATCTTGTTTCATTTAGGACCTTGCATTTCTTTTCGATGCTTAAGCCCAGGAGTAATCTTCTGAGTTGGAATCTTACTTCTGTTTCCCTGTCTGTAACATCCAACTTTGATCCTTGAATTGTGTTGCGTAATGTAAATAGCATGACAATGTACATGCATTGTACTCCAATTCTCATCATTGTATCCGGAGTTAATAGGTGCGAATTGGTCCGGCAACTCTCAGACCGAGTACTCCCTTGGATTGTACTTTTTCAACTATCTAACTCATTCTTTGTGAGCAGTAACTAGTTAAATCTGTGTCGCATTCATGGATGTTGGATCTAAACTCAACAGAAATAACTAATTGGTTGTTGTCTCCAAAATCCAGACcttattaaaatttgagatatgAGGTCAAGTTTAACCCGATTTTATTGCTAATTATCAGCTACGATATTTGAAGAACAAAATAAATCAATATGTATTCAGTTTGAACTGGCAGTAAGGATCCACAGCTAAACCGCAGATATTAGACATATATCTGCATATATAGGCTGTTGTACATTATATGTGCAGATTTTAGTTATGAATTGTCTATGTTAGTGTATATAAACACCAATCACATAACTTGATTAATGATTCATAAAGCCAGGGTTTCTGTACATAGGAATAACCGAATAAGGCAAAGATGAACCGAGAATTGAGTATATTGCTAGCCATTTCTGTTTAAATCTAGTTATCGGATGTAGGCAATGTAGATCTGTACATGTGGTTTTGATGAAGTGGTTTCCTGTATATCTTTCTCAGTGTATACTGT
This genomic interval from Ananas comosus cultivar F153 linkage group 8, ASM154086v1, whole genome shotgun sequence contains the following:
- the LOC109713656 gene encoding uncharacterized protein LOC109713656, whose amino-acid sequence is MAATSPPPPPPSPSKPFVYLDSPTLHSLLAPETLIPHLRSSLPSLSLSVHSPPRVSFPLPSSPASSLLLMPSWSTHPSLPYLGVKVVTSFPSAHGVAASYSLFHSLSGAPLAALDGTALTLLRTSAVSALAALALARPAPRATLVVLGAGALAPYLVAAHRSAHPSIDRVLLWNRSPHKAEALVQRLRAGSGAGAAAVAFERAESLDDAVAIGDIVSCATSSETPLVKGKLLKPGAHLDLVGSFTPSMRECDDEALKRGRVFADFEVAMEEAGELVGAFERGVMSRADIAGTLIDLVSSCRGDAAAVVGRRSDDEITVFKSVGTAVVDILAAQLAYETYINS